AAACATTTATTGAAAGCGTACACTACAGAGCTAAAGATTTAGGTAGATTGGTGGGTGTTGATTATGCCGAAGGTTTTACAGTAGAACGAATGGTGGCGGTAGATTCCCTTGACCACTTAATTTAGGCAGATTTTTTAAGGGATTCTATAATCCTAGGTACTGTAAAATAGAAACTAGAACCTTTTCCTAAGGCGCTATGTACCCATATTTGTCCATTATTTTTTTCTACCATTTCTTTACATAAGGAGAGCCCTAATCCCGTACCTTTTTCATCATTGGTGCCATAAGTAGTGTGGGTAGAATCTTTTTGGAAAATTTTACTAATCGTTTCTTCGCTCATCCCTAGACCATTATCCTTTATATATATTTCACAGGTTTTAAGTTTTTGGATAGCGCCAATTATAATTTCTCCATGATTCGGAGTAAATTTTAAAGCATTGCTTAGTAAATTTCGTACTATTATATCTATTTGATTTGGGTCTGACCAGGCTTGACAATTAGATTCTATTTTGTTGATTAAATGTATAGATTTCGATTCAGCAATTTCGGATAAAAGTGCAATGTTTTCATTTACTATGCTATTAATTTGAACTATTGATGGTCTGGTTGTAGATCCATTCATTTGAGTTTGACCCCAAGAAAGTAAATTATTTAAGGTAAAAGATATGGTATCAATATCTACTTTTAGCTTAGGAACAAAATTCAGGAATTCCTCCTTAGTCATTTCGCCCTCTTTAAATAATTTTAAAAGACCTTGAAACGCGCCGATTGGACCTCTTAAATCGTGACCAATTATGGAAAATAATTTATTTTTTGTCTGATTTAGTTCGTTAAGATATGTCTGCTTTTCCTCTAAAGCTGTTTTCTTGGATCGTAATTCTAAATTTAATTTCTTTTGCGCTTTTTCATTTCTATAAATGATTATGACTATGATCGAAAAAATTATAAGAATGATTAAAAATATGTAGATATATACTTTTTGTTTTGCTAAGGCTTTTTCGTTTTCTAGTATTAATTGTTGTTTTTGTTGGTCATATTCCATTTCTGTTTTTAGCAAGTTTAATGCTTTTTTATTTCCAGCTTTTGCTAAAGATTCCGACGTTACCTGATATATTTCATGGTACCACAAAGACTTTTCATAATCCTTTTTGTTTTTTTGAATTTTAAATAATTGATAAGAACACTCTTTTAGTCCTGATCTTAGCCCTATTTTTTTTGACAGGTTAAAAGCATTTAACGCATATATCTCTGCAATACTATCTTTATTTAAATTTAAGTAAGCTTCCGTCATGCCGTTAAGTAAATCAATTTTGCCTCTATCATCTTCAATTTCTTGATGTAGCAATTCACTTTGTTTATACCAGTATAGTGCCCAAGTATTTTTTCCTTTTTTTAAATAGACTTTACCTTTTATTTCATAACAGTACGCTAGCCAATCAAGTATTTTTTCTTTTTCGAATATGGCGATACTACTGTTTATATGAAACATGGCATACTCTAATTCATTCATTTCAGCATAGGTGGAGGCTATGTTGCTTATTGTCTCTGCAGTAAAAATGGGATCATTAATCTCTTCATTAATGTCTTTTGACCTTTTTAAAAATACCATTGCATGCTCATAATCTTTTTGGTCCAAGTATAAATGAGCTATATTATCATTTATAATAGAGAGCATAGTTTTGTAATTTAACTCTTTTGATATTTCAATAGCTTCTAGATATTTTTTTAATGAAAGCGCATAGTCTCCTTTGTAGCCATATTCTTTTGCAAGATCGTTTAAGGAACTTACTTTTAAATGCATCCTTTCATGCTCCGCGGCAAGGTTGTAAGCTTTTTTATAATATGATATTGCTTGATCAATTTTACCTTTATTAGAATAGTATCCACCAATATTTAAATATGACCCAATTTCGCCATTTATATATGCACCTTTTTTACTGATTTTAAGACTTTCTTGACTTAATGTGTATAAACTATCTAAATGGTGGTATCTATATTCACTGGCCAGTTCAATTAAGTTATGAATAAAAAGAGTGTCTTTTAGAGATAAGTTTGGAGAAAGTTTTTTTTGTTTCACAAGATTTAAAAGGCTATCCCTTCTAGATACTTGCGCGGATAGTGAACTAAATGATATACTCATTATTACAATGACAAGAAGACAACCTTTTACATGGTTGTTCGATAAAATTGTTCTTGTAAAATGAAAATTCATGAATAAATCCTGATTATGATAAGCTAAATTTAGATTAGAACATTAGCTATAGGTAATAATTGTTGTGAAATGCCATATATTGTGTGTTTTAACGATGTAAAACGGTAGTTCATCGATAAAATAAATATATTTTCATGATTTATTAACGAAATGAAAACGAATCATAACCTAATTTATATTCTTTTCAATATCAAAAGATTAACTTTTAAATTCGGTATTATGAACTTTTAGAAATTCATTAAATGAGTTTATAGCACTGTTTAAACGATGACTTAAAGCTTGTCTTAATTATTAGTAAAAGAAGTAGGCTTTCTGGTATTCGCCTAGTATTACTGCATTGTTTTCTAATTACTTTATTAACGACTTTTCTCGTTTAGTAGCATTTATAAAAATTAAGTCGATAATTCACAATTTTTTTTCTGAATTCTTTAAGTGTTTAATAGGCAACTAGTTGGTATTTTTTATGCTAAACATTTGAAATAGGACTAAATTAAACAGCTTTAGCAAATAATTTTTTCTTCAAATATTAAATTATTACTTGTGAGAATTGTTTAAAAAATTTACATTTGCACTCGCTTACAAATGGTGGTTGTAGCTCAGCTGGTTAGAGCATCGGTTTGTGGTACCGAGGGTCGCCGGTTCGAACCCGGTCTTCCACCCTAAAGCAAATAAAAGGTCTTGGATGTATTCCAAGACTTTTTTGTTTAAGCTACTTTGTTTTCATACATGTTAAGCCTTAAGTAAATAATAAAAGCCTGTTAATCTAAATGATTAACAGGCTTTTAAAATACTTATAGTTATTCTATTCTGTTGGTTTATCTACTGTAATTCTATTTGCTCTATTAGCTATTTCCCATGCGGTATAGAAAATTAATCTAGATCTGTTTTCTAAAAGGTCATAATTAATTTTGTCTGGAGTATCAGTATGTTTATGATAGTCATCATGAGTTCCGTTGAAATAGAATATTATTGGAATATTATTTTTTGCGAAATTGTAATGATCACTTCGGTAATAAAAACGGTTTGGGTCATTTTCATCATTATAGGTGTAATCTAATTCAATATTTGAATATTTCTTATTTACCTCTTCGGAAAGGTTATGAAGTTCAATACTTAACTTATCTGAACCTATTAGGTATATGTAATTACGTTCGCCTTCACGATTTGGGTCAATTCTACCAATCATGTCAATATTTAAATTTGCCACGGTATTTGCTAAAGGAACTATAGGATCCATATCCGTATAATATTGAGAACCTAAAAGGCCTTTTTCCTCGCCAGTTACATGTAAAAATACTATGGATCTTTTTGGTCCATTTCCTGCATCGGCCGCAAGTTTAAATGCTTCAGCAATTTCAAGTAGTGCAACAGTGCCAGATCCATCATCATCGGCACCGTTATTAATGTCACCATTTGGTGAAATACCAATGTGATCTAAATGCGATGATATTACTAAATATTCATTAGGCTTTTCCGTACCCTTAATAATTGCAGCAACATTTTCCGAGGCAATTTTATTATTAGAGCTTTCAAAGTTTAACTGCAGATTTGTAGATATATCTTTTGATGTTTCATCGGTTTCTATACTTGCAAAAAGCTCCTTTGCTAATATGTCATCGATAAACAAGCTATAAAACTCTGGGGCGCTGGAATCCACTACCTGCATTCTGCCACTATCATTACTTTTCATGGATTCAAATCTTCGTTTAAATCTATCAAAATTTTCTAAGTCATAATATAATACACCTTTAGCCCCTTTGTCAGAAGCAATTTGTATTCTTTTAGAAAGTGATTCGGACATGTTACTCCAAATGGAAGGTTCTGCGGTTCCTGATATTTTATAACTGCCATCGGTATTTTTTGGCTCTCCAGATTTTAAAAGAATTATTTTGCCGTTTACATCTATGTCAGTATAATTAGAATACGAATCATCTTCAATTCCATAGCCAACATAAACAATTTCATCTGTAGAGATATTAGCCGCTGAAAAAGTAAGAACATGCTCTCCAATACCAAAATCTTTATTATTTACAACTAGCTTTCCAATAGGTAACTTGCTGATTTCTAATGGTACTTCTTGAAAATAATTCCCGTCTGCCTTAGCCGCCGGGATATTTAGTTTTTCGTATTCTGCTTTTAAATAGGCAATAGCTTTTTTTTGTCCTGGCTCTCCGGTTTCTCTACCCTCAAACTCGTCTGATGCATAGGTATATAGGTGTTCTTTTAATTCACTTTCAGTTATAGACTCGCCATAAATGACTTCAGAAACTTCAGCAGTAGCATCCGCTGTGGATTCTTTAACTGTTTTTTGTGATGAGTTACAAGCTAAGGCCAGTGTAACCAATAGAATAAGTATTTTTTTCATTTTTATTTTAATCAAAATTTCTCAAAAATAATCAAATCTTTAAAATTAACGATTGTTAACAAGAAGAATCGGTAATGATCTTCCATTCGCCATCAATTCTCTTAAATACTATCATAAATGTCCCGTTCGCATCACCAACTTTCCTAGTTAAATGATATTCCCCCATTACATAATAAGCGTCATTGTTAATAGCGGATATTTTAGCGATCTTAAATTTTAATTTGCCAGAATAGGATTTATCTGGATATCCTTTTCGGTAACTGTCCAATGTGGTTTGCCAACCAGATTTTAACTGTGCTCCACTGTAAAAGTGCAAGGAGTCTGATTTCCAATATCCTTGCATGAAGCCTTCTAAATCATTATTGTTCCAATCAATTTGCTGTTGATCAAGGATATTTAAAATTTCCTTTTTATCAGTTTCATAATTGCTTTTTGTAGTACAAGATACCGATAGTAAAGAGCATAGAACAATGAGTATAGTTTTCATATTTAATTATAGGTATTGCCAAGTATTTAGATTTTAATTTTTTAACGCTTCTTTTATGGCAGCCTCTACCAAAGGCTCCATTACTTTATAACCTTCAATAGTTGGGTGAACTTCATCTTCTGCATATTTTTTAGGTAACCCGTTGCGGTCATTAACCATAGCTGAAAAATAATCTAAATATATGTGATTGTTTAAAGCTGCGTATTCCTTAATTAATTTGTTTAATTCAATAATTTTACCAGATGGTTCTAATCCAGGTTTCCAAGGATAATCGTACGCTGGCAAAGTCGATGATAAAATAATTTTTATATCATTTGCCTGCGCCATTTCTGACATACCTTTAATGTTGTCCATAATCATATCTATTGTTGAAGGTCCTGTGTTTCCGGCAATATCATTTGTGCCAGCTAGTAGAACTACTACTTTTGGATTTAAATTGATTACATCTTGTCTAAAACGAACTAACATTTGTGGTGTAGTCTGTCCACTAATACCTCTATTAATATATGGCTTACCCTCAAAAAACTCGGGCCTATTATTTAACCAACCTATTGTAATTGAATTGCCCATAAAAACAATGCGGTCTTCATTTTCAATTGCTGATGGGATTTTTGAATTTTCTTCTTTAAAACGATTTAAGTCTGCCCAATCTTGAGCATAAGAAGCTGTTAATCCTAAAAAAGTTAGCATACATGCAAAAGTTAAATTATTGAATCTTTTCATTTGTTGCGAGTTAAAGCTTTTTGTATTTGAGATTTTTCGTCGGCAGTTAAAGGGATACTATTTATTATATTTTCCTTATTTGGTCTTTGTACTGCTAAATAGGCCAATAGGCAAATTGATATAACTAGAGGAAGGGCATTACCAGAATTATAATAAGTAAACAAACCTAAAAATGAAGGAATTTCAATTAAAGCATACTTAAGGTGTAACGCAGATTGATATTTTTTTAATTTTTCTTCAAGTTGTAGGTCAATAGCTATTTTTGAAGTCATTTTTTTGAAAACGATTTGACTACCGAAATACCCCAGCAAAGCAAATATTGGAATTAAATATAAGTACACTCCTTCACCAGTTGTGCTGGTGCTAAAACTATTTATTTGAAATATAACCCAAATTGTAAACAAGCTTAATCCTGCAAGTAAGAAAATATGCATTATAGACAAGCTTTTTAAAAAGTTCTTTATTTCCATATTTTTATAAAAATTCTAAGATACTATAAAATATATCTTTTAAGAATTTAGTATACTAATAGTAACTATTTTTAATCGTTTCCCTCTCATAGAATTTTTATCTTTGATCCTTATGAGAAAATTAGGTATTCTATTCTTTCTTTTACTTTGTATTCATGATGTGTATAGCCAATTAGAAAAAGATAAGGCGCTACATTTTTTAGGAGGAAACCTTTATGGATTAGTTGGTGCAGGTGTTGCCAATCAAATTTCTGATGGAGATAGAACTTGGACATTCATTGGGGCTGTAGGCGGCAGTTTACTTATTGGTCTTGCAAAAGAAAGTATTGACCAAAATCAATATGGCGGCTGGGATAATTCCGATTTATTAGCCACTGTTCTTGGTGGAGCTACCGTAGGAGTTACTATTGATATTTTTGAAAAAAGAAAGCAACGTAAAAGAGATAAGATTTTTAAAGCGGCTACGGAATCAGCAAACCTTGATTTAAATAGAACATTCCCAATAAAAACAGTTGAAATTAA
The genomic region above belongs to Maribacter hydrothermalis and contains:
- a CDS encoding tetratricopeptide repeat-containing sensor histidine kinase, producing the protein MSISFSSLSAQVSRRDSLLNLVKQKKLSPNLSLKDTLFIHNLIELASEYRYHHLDSLYTLSQESLKISKKGAYINGEIGSYLNIGGYYSNKGKIDQAISYYKKAYNLAAEHERMHLKVSSLNDLAKEYGYKGDYALSLKKYLEAIEISKELNYKTMLSIINDNIAHLYLDQKDYEHAMVFLKRSKDINEEINDPIFTAETISNIASTYAEMNELEYAMFHINSSIAIFEKEKILDWLAYCYEIKGKVYLKKGKNTWALYWYKQSELLHQEIEDDRGKIDLLNGMTEAYLNLNKDSIAEIYALNAFNLSKKIGLRSGLKECSYQLFKIQKNKKDYEKSLWYHEIYQVTSESLAKAGNKKALNLLKTEMEYDQQKQQLILENEKALAKQKVYIYIFLIILIIFSIIVIIIYRNEKAQKKLNLELRSKKTALEEKQTYLNELNQTKNKLFSIIGHDLRGPIGAFQGLLKLFKEGEMTKEEFLNFVPKLKVDIDTISFTLNNLLSWGQTQMNGSTTRPSIVQINSIVNENIALLSEIAESKSIHLINKIESNCQAWSDPNQIDIIVRNLLSNALKFTPNHGEIIIGAIQKLKTCEIYIKDNGLGMSEETISKIFQKDSTHTTYGTNDEKGTGLGLSLCKEMVEKNNGQIWVHSALGKGSSFYFTVPRIIESLKKSA
- a CDS encoding M28 family peptidase, translated to MKKILILLVTLALACNSSQKTVKESTADATAEVSEVIYGESITESELKEHLYTYASDEFEGRETGEPGQKKAIAYLKAEYEKLNIPAAKADGNYFQEVPLEISKLPIGKLVVNNKDFGIGEHVLTFSAANISTDEIVYVGYGIEDDSYSNYTDIDVNGKIILLKSGEPKNTDGSYKISGTAEPSIWSNMSESLSKRIQIASDKGAKGVLYYDLENFDRFKRRFESMKSNDSGRMQVVDSSAPEFYSLFIDDILAKELFASIETDETSKDISTNLQLNFESSNNKIASENVAAIIKGTEKPNEYLVISSHLDHIGISPNGDINNGADDDGSGTVALLEIAEAFKLAADAGNGPKRSIVFLHVTGEEKGLLGSQYYTDMDPIVPLANTVANLNIDMIGRIDPNREGERNYIYLIGSDKLSIELHNLSEEVNKKYSNIELDYTYNDENDPNRFYYRSDHYNFAKNNIPIIFYFNGTHDDYHKHTDTPDKINYDLLENRSRLIFYTAWEIANRANRITVDKPTE
- a CDS encoding YybH family protein, translating into MKTILIVLCSLLSVSCTTKSNYETDKKEILNILDQQQIDWNNNDLEGFMQGYWKSDSLHFYSGAQLKSGWQTTLDSYRKGYPDKSYSGKLKFKIAKISAINNDAYYVMGEYHLTRKVGDANGTFMIVFKRIDGEWKIITDSSC
- a CDS encoding SGNH/GDSL hydrolase family protein; this encodes MKRFNNLTFACMLTFLGLTASYAQDWADLNRFKEENSKIPSAIENEDRIVFMGNSITIGWLNNRPEFFEGKPYINRGISGQTTPQMLVRFRQDVINLNPKVVVLLAGTNDIAGNTGPSTIDMIMDNIKGMSEMAQANDIKIILSSTLPAYDYPWKPGLEPSGKIIELNKLIKEYAALNNHIYLDYFSAMVNDRNGLPKKYAEDEVHPTIEGYKVMEPLVEAAIKEALKN